The DNA window CGCCAGCAGCAGGTTGTTCATTACCGTCAGGTGCGGGAACAGGTTAAAGCTTTGAAAAACCATGCCGATATTCAAACGATGCTCAGGGTGTTCGACAAAACGCGGCTTCTGCTGCCCCTGCTGATTCAGGTGAATAAACGGCTGGCCGTTGATCATGATTTCGCCGTTGTCGATCTGCTCCAGGCCGTTCAGCAGGCGAATCAGCGTGGTTTTCCCCGAGCCGGAAGGGCCGATGACAGATACCACTTCACCGGGTTGAATCTGCAGGCTGACGGCACCGAGCACTTCAACATTGTTGTAGGCTTTATGCAGCCGCGTAGCCTGCAGGGCCGGGCTGCCGTTGGTCGGCGCCGGGCGCAACACGCCGGCGGCAGGCTGCGCGGCCAGCTCAAACAATGCCGGCTCGACGCTGCGCGCGCTGTTACGCTGGGTAACATCCAGGTACAGCTCCAGACGTTTGAGCAGGAAATCAAACACCGTGACGATCAGCACGTAATAGAACGCGACGGCGGTCATGGTTTCCATCACCAGGAAGTTTTGCGAATAGAGCCGCTGGCCCACCATCAGGATCTCCGTCAGCGAGATCACCGAAACCAGCGAGCTGAGCTTCACGATGGAGATATATTCGTTGGCCAGCGCTGGCAGCGCCACCCGCAGCGCCTGCGGAATGATCACCCGCCACTGGATGCCGGTGAAACGCAGCCCCAACGCCCGCGCCGCCTCGCTCTGCCCTTTCGGGATCGACAGCAGGCCGCCGCGGTGGATTTCAGCGATGTAGGCGGCTTCACTCAACACCAGCGCAATCAGGCCGGCATAGAAAGGATCGCCCAGCAGCACCGAAGACGCCGGCAGCGCCTGTGGCAGGTTATAGACAAAGATCAGCAGCACCAGCAGCGGCATGCTGCGAAACAGCCAGATATAGCCCCTGGCCGACAGATTCAGCAAAGGGTGCCGCGCCTGTTTACCCAGCGCCAGAATAAACCCCAGCACGATACTGATGGCCCAGGTCAGCAGGCTTAGCTTGATCACCGTCCAGGTGGCCAGCCAGAAGTCTACGTCGCTCAGCAGGCCAAGCATGTAGCTCCAGTCAAAGGTCATAACGGTACTCCCGCAGGGACGCAAATTGGCAGGTATGAATGCATGTCTGGCTTCTCCGGTGCAGGCCCACGATAATTTTTATTGGTTTCCCTATTTCTTTCACGGCGCAGCCGGGAGTTAAATTCATATTTTCCGACGCAGGCTATAGCCAAAAACTGGCCTTGGCGGCAGAACGCCGGGCTATGTGCGTATTTTTCTCTGCGTTAAGGTGAAATAACGCGAATTTAACCAGGCCAGTTTTTCTTGAGCGTCCCCGAAGAAAAATCATTATTTATTTTCCGCCGCTCCTGCATGAAGAATGGCGGTTATGCAACGAGGGTGCCCCGGGTAATCAGGCGCCAAGATGATCACCAGCCGGCCGGCCTATTAAGGAGTCAATCATGAGTCAACCCACCCATACCCGTATTCGCATGTTCAACACCAAGGATACCTACCCCAACCAAACGCTGAATAACGATCTCTGCCAGGCCGTGCGGGCCGGCAATACCGTGTATGTGCGCGGGCAGGTCGGCACCGATTTCGCGGGCAATTTAATCGGGCTGGGCGATGCGGGCAAACAGGCCGAGCAGGCGATGAAAAACATCAAACAACTGCTGGAAGAGGCGGGCAGCGATTTGCGCCATATCGTCAAGACCACCACCTATATTACCGACCCGCGCTACCGCGAACCGGTTTATCAGGAAGTGGGAAAATGGCTGAAAGGCGTGTTCCCGATCTCGACCGGGCTGGTGGTTTCCGGGCTGGCGCAGCCGCAGTGGCTGGTAGAAATCGATGTGATCGCGGTGATCCCCGAGGAGGAAGCATGACCTTTTCGGTAAGCGGATTTTGCCCGCGCAGCGGGCAGTACGGCATTGCGCTCAGTTCGTCCAGCATGGCGGTGGCGGCGCGCTGCCCGTGGCTGATGAGCGGCGTGGGCGCGGTATCCAGCCAGAACGTCACCCTGCCCGCGCTCGGCCCGCAAATCCTGGCGCTGCTGGCCCAGGGGCACACGGCGCAACAGGCGCTGGATACCGCCATGGCGCAAGAGCCCTATGCCGATTATCGCCAGGTCACCGTGCTGGATAACCGCGGCAACCGCGCGGTGTTTGAAGGCGCGCACACGCTGGGCGTGCACCACACCGCCATCGGCGAACACTGCGTGGCGGCGGGCAATATGCTGGCCAACCCCGGCGTGATTGACGCCATGATCGCCGCCTTTACCCGCGCGCCCCACCTGGCGCTGGGCGATCGGCTGATCGCCGCGCTACAGGCCGGTTTACACGCTGGCGGCGAAGCCGGGCCGATCTACTCCGCCGGAATGAAAATCATCAGCAATCAGAGCTGGCCGTTGACCGATCTGCGCGTTGACTGGCATGAAGACGCCATCAATCAACTGGCTGGCCTGTGGCAACGCTGGCAGCCGCAGAGCGAAGATTACCTGGTGCGGGCGGTTAATCCGCTGGAGGCACCCAGCTACGGCGTGCCGGGTGATGAGTAACCCCAGCACCCGCGCCATTCTGGCCGATCTGATCGCCTTCGACACCGTCAGCCGCAACAGCAACCTGGCGCTGATCGACTACGTGCGCCGCTATCTGGCCGGCTATGGCATCAGCAGCCAGCTATTTCACGATGCCGGCGGTGACAAAGCCAACCTGCTGGCGGTGATTGGGCCACAGGATCGGCCGGGAATTATGCTCTCCGGCCACACCGACGTAGTGCCGGTGGATGGGCAACGCTGGCAAAGCGATCCTTTTGCCCTGACGGAGCGCGACGGCAAGCTGTACGGGCGCGGCACCGCCGATATGAAAAGCTGGCTGGCGGCGGTGCTGGCGCTGGTGCCGAGCCTGTGTGCCGCACCGCTGCGCCTGCCGGTGTGGCTGGCGTTCAGCTATGACGAAGAGGTGGGCTGCAAAGGGGTGCATAGCCTGCTTGCGGAGCTTGAGCACCTGCCGAGCCGGCCCGCTGCCTGTATCGTTGGCGAACCCACGTCGATGCGGCCCGTGCTTGGCCATAAAGGCAAAATCGCCGTGCGCTGCGAAGTGACCGGGTTTGCCTGCCATTCGGCCTATACGCCCGCCGGGGTTAACGCCATTGAGTACGCGGTGCGGATCATGCAGCAGTTGATGGCACTGGCGCAGACGCTGCATCAGCAGCAAAACCTGGCGTTCGATCCGCCGTTTTCTACCCTGCAAACCGGCGTGATTGCCGGCGGCAAGGCGCTGAACATCGTCCCGGCGCACTGCCAGTTTGATTTTGAAATCCGCACGCTGCCGGGCGTGGACGCCCAACGGCTGGTGGACGACATCACCCGTTGGGCGCAGCGCTGCCTGCTGCCGGAGATGCGAGCGGTAGCGCCAGAGAGCGACATTACCTTCACCACGCTCAGCCGTTATCCGGCGTTGGAAACCCAGCCTGCCGCCGCGCTCGATGCTATCCTGACCATGCTGCCCCCGCCCGCCACGCTGCAAACCGTCGCATTCGGCACCGAGGGTGGTCTGTTTCAACAGCATGGCGTGCCGACGCTGGTGTGCGGCCCCGGCGCGATGGATCAAGGCCATAAACCAGACGAATTCATCACCCTTGAGCAATTGCAGGCTTGCGATGCCTTTATGCTGCGCTTGTGCCGCTGGCTGCAGGCCGCGCCCGGCGGCTAAACGGCATCAGCCGTTCTCGGCGACCGCCCTCAACCAATCGCTGAAAGCCGCGATTTTCGGCCACCGGCGCTCCGACGGGGTGGCGATGTAGTAGCGCTGGGCGCACGGCATCGCCATGCCCGGAAACGGCGCCACCAGTTCGCCGCTGGCGAGCCATGCGCTGACCAGCCGCTGCCGCCCCATGGCGACGCCGCCGTGATTGATCGCGGCGATCACCGCCAGATCCGAACGATCAAACCCCATTCCCGGCTGGGCGCTATCCAGCGCCATGCCGAAATGCGCCGCCCAGGCGTGCCATTCACCGCTGCCCGAATCATCGCTCCACGCCTGGCGATCGTGCAGCAACGCGGCACCGGCCAGCTTTTCCGGCCGGCCAGTCAGGCCAAAGCGCCGGGCATAGTCGGGGCTGCAAACCGGCAAGATGGATTCCGCCATCAGCGGCACACAGGCCAGATTTTCCGGCGGTTGGTCGTCAAAGTAGATGGCCAGATCGACCCCGGCGCCGCTAAAGTTTACCCGCTCGTTGCCGGTCAGAATATTCAGGCTGATGGCCGGATAACGGCGGGCGAAATCGGCCAGCCTGGGCACCAGCCAGCACTGGGCAATCGACGGACGGCAATAGACGGTCAGTAAACCGGAAAGCGCCTGGCTTTTAATGTCGAGAATTTCCTGGTTGATGTTATCGAGCGAGGCCCTCAGGCGCCAGAACACCCGTTCGCCTTCCAATGTCAAAGCGATGCGGCGGTGAAAGCGCTGGAACAACCGAAAGCCCAGCGCCGCCTCCAGTTGGTTGATACGGTGGCTGACCGCACTGGGGGTAATGGCCAGCTCATCGGCGGCCTGCGCAAACGAGCCCAGGCGCGCGGCCGCCTCAAAGGTGTGCAGTCGTGAAAGCTGGTGGCTGGTCAGCGGCGTTTTCGGCGGCAATAAACGGTGCGGTGCGTTGGTCATGATTCCCTGCTCCAGGCGGCTCTACAATGCGGCGCGCCCCGGCGGGCAGCAACCGCCCGGGGCAAGTGATTTTATATCACCAGCGGGCGAAAAAATCCCCACGGCGCTGAGCACCCTGATATCGCAGGTACGGATCGGTAGCAAAGGCGCAACGGGCTATATACCTAACAATCTGAAAGGAATGATAAAAAACGTAAGGCTTTTATTCCTCCGGAAAAAAGAAAGCACCGACGATACGATCGTTCGGTGCTCTATATACCCCTTAAGTATCCGTTCAGCTACAAGCCACATAAGCTTTAAGTGAACGGCATTCTTCCAAATGGGTTTTTATACCATTGCCGATTACGGCTGCAGCAAGCCCTTCGCCTCTAACAAGATAAACTCGTTGTCATCCGCCACGTTGGGCAGGCGGCTGGAGGAGAACGGGAAGTTGTTGTCATTGCCAACGATGATATGGCTGCCGTCCACCACGTCGACGTTCTCAATGGTAAAGAACGGGAAGGTGAACACGCCGTTGTTCAGCGGCTTACGCGCCACGGCGTTAGGGTCTTTAATCTTGAGCAGATCGATATAGGCCTGTTTGTCCACCGGCTTGCCGACGTTGGCATCGGAAAACGCGATGCGGTACACGCGCTTGAATTTCGCCACGTCGCTAAAGCAGTTGGCGGTCGCCGCGCCGTTGGCGCAGGCTTTATCTTCGGTGCCTTCGCCGTTATCACGCTCAATCACCAACCCGTGCGTAGCGTCAATCATGTTGAAGTCGCCAATCGCGTTCTGGTTGTCTTCCAGCACATACCGCCAGCTGCGGCCGGTCCACTGCTGCTGCTTGACGTCAAATTCCAGCACGCGCAGGTAGCGCTTGCCGTCAACGTTTTCAAACTGCTCGCCATCCCACAGTGCGCCTTCCAACAGCGGATACAGCTTGCTGCCATCCGGCGAGGCGGCCATGCCTTCAAAGCCTTTGGAGCGTGACACCTGGAAGTTCAGCTTGCTATTCGGCGTACCCGGCAGGGTCAGCGTCGGGTTGTCGGGGGATTTCACGATCTTGCCGTCGACCAGGGTGTCGAATACCGCCAGTATCTTGCCGTCAAGATCGGCCTTGATCAGATACGGGCCGAACTCATCGCCGATCCACAGCGCGCCACCGGCAAACTGGAAGCTTTCCGGATCAAAATCACTGCCGGTCAGATAGCGTTTTTCCGTGCTCTCGTTGACGATATGGAACGGCACTTTTTTATCCGGATCGTGCAGGAACACGGTCTTCAGCGGCGTGACGTTGCCGGCCTTGAAATCGATGTTGTAATGGTTGAGATACAGCATGGCATCCGGCGAGTTGGCCTTGCTGCCGAAGCCGTTGTCGGTCAGCACCCAGTAAGTGCCATCCGGCATGTGTTTGATGCCGGAATGGCCTTGCAGCGGCTGGCCGTTAATCGGCAACCCGATGCCGGTTAAGCGATCGGCGGATTTCCCCGGCACGCTGCCCAGTTCCGTCACCCGTTGGCCGCTGGTGTACTTGCCGCTCTGCTGCAGATCCACCGGCGCATCGGCGGGCGTGGCCACAGTGGATTTCACCGGCAGCAGGGCATGCCCGGCCAGCTCGGCGGAAACTTCTTGCTGTGCCCACAGCGGCTGGCTGCACATCATGCAGGCGGCCAACAGCGCCAGGCGTGTTTTTGTTATATGCATAT is part of the Gibbsiella quercinecans genome and encodes:
- the dsdC gene encoding DNA-binding transcriptional regulator DsdC, producing the protein MTNAPHRLLPPKTPLTSHQLSRLHTFEAAARLGSFAQAADELAITPSAVSHRINQLEAALGFRLFQRFHRRIALTLEGERVFWRLRASLDNINQEILDIKSQALSGLLTVYCRPSIAQCWLVPRLADFARRYPAISLNILTGNERVNFSGAGVDLAIYFDDQPPENLACVPLMAESILPVCSPDYARRFGLTGRPEKLAGAALLHDRQAWSDDSGSGEWHAWAAHFGMALDSAQPGMGFDRSDLAVIAAINHGGVAMGRQRLVSAWLASGELVAPFPGMAMPCAQRYYIATPSERRWPKIAAFSDWLRAVAENG
- a CDS encoding amino acid ABC transporter permease/ATP-binding protein gives rise to the protein MTFDWSYMLGLLSDVDFWLATWTVIKLSLLTWAISIVLGFILALGKQARHPLLNLSARGYIWLFRSMPLLVLLIFVYNLPQALPASSVLLGDPFYAGLIALVLSEAAYIAEIHRGGLLSIPKGQSEAARALGLRFTGIQWRVIIPQALRVALPALANEYISIVKLSSLVSVISLTEILMVGQRLYSQNFLVMETMTAVAFYYVLIVTVFDFLLKRLELYLDVTQRNSARSVEPALFELAAQPAAGVLRPAPTNGSPALQATRLHKAYNNVEVLGAVSLQIQPGEVVSVIGPSGSGKTTLIRLLNGLEQIDNGEIMINGQPFIHLNQQGQQKPRFVEHPEHRLNIGMVFQSFNLFPHLTVMNNLLLAPRYHRLAAESELQRQACALLQKVGMLEHAYKYPHQLSGGQQQRVAIARALMMRPQIMLFDEPTSALDPEKVNEVLQVIETLAKEGITMVIVTHEMNFAFKVSDRIVFMEKGRVVCDEAPQALRDGRHPRVEAFLKDVSLA
- the argE gene encoding acetylornithine deacetylase is translated as MSNPSTRAILADLIAFDTVSRNSNLALIDYVRRYLAGYGISSQLFHDAGGDKANLLAVIGPQDRPGIMLSGHTDVVPVDGQRWQSDPFALTERDGKLYGRGTADMKSWLAAVLALVPSLCAAPLRLPVWLAFSYDEEVGCKGVHSLLAELEHLPSRPAACIVGEPTSMRPVLGHKGKIAVRCEVTGFACHSAYTPAGVNAIEYAVRIMQQLMALAQTLHQQQNLAFDPPFSTLQTGVIAGGKALNIVPAHCQFDFEIRTLPGVDAQRLVDDITRWAQRCLLPEMRAVAPESDITFTTLSRYPALETQPAAALDAILTMLPPPATLQTVAFGTEGGLFQQHGVPTLVCGPGAMDQGHKPDEFITLEQLQACDAFMLRLCRWLQAAPGG
- a CDS encoding DUF1028 domain-containing protein, translated to MTFSVSGFCPRSGQYGIALSSSSMAVAARCPWLMSGVGAVSSQNVTLPALGPQILALLAQGHTAQQALDTAMAQEPYADYRQVTVLDNRGNRAVFEGAHTLGVHHTAIGEHCVAAGNMLANPGVIDAMIAAFTRAPHLALGDRLIAALQAGLHAGGEAGPIYSAGMKIISNQSWPLTDLRVDWHEDAINQLAGLWQRWQPQSEDYLVRAVNPLEAPSYGVPGDE
- a CDS encoding RidA family protein; this translates as MSQPTHTRIRMFNTKDTYPNQTLNNDLCQAVRAGNTVYVRGQVGTDFAGNLIGLGDAGKQAEQAMKNIKQLLEEAGSDLRHIVKTTTYITDPRYREPVYQEVGKWLKGVFPISTGLVVSGLAQPQWLVEIDVIAVIPEEEA
- a CDS encoding esterase-like activity of phytase family protein; this encodes MHITKTRLALLAACMMCSQPLWAQQEVSAELAGHALLPVKSTVATPADAPVDLQQSGKYTSGQRVTELGSVPGKSADRLTGIGLPINGQPLQGHSGIKHMPDGTYWVLTDNGFGSKANSPDAMLYLNHYNIDFKAGNVTPLKTVFLHDPDKKVPFHIVNESTEKRYLTGSDFDPESFQFAGGALWIGDEFGPYLIKADLDGKILAVFDTLVDGKIVKSPDNPTLTLPGTPNSKLNFQVSRSKGFEGMAASPDGSKLYPLLEGALWDGEQFENVDGKRYLRVLEFDVKQQQWTGRSWRYVLEDNQNAIGDFNMIDATHGLVIERDNGEGTEDKACANGAATANCFSDVAKFKRVYRIAFSDANVGKPVDKQAYIDLLKIKDPNAVARKPLNNGVFTFPFFTIENVDVVDGSHIIVGNDNNFPFSSSRLPNVADDNEFILLEAKGLLQP